The Podospora bellae-mahoneyi strain CBS 112042 chromosome 7, whole genome shotgun sequence genome includes a window with the following:
- the DML1 gene encoding mtDNA inheritance, partitioning of the mitochondrial organelle (COG:Z; EggNog:ENOG503NW2U; BUSCO:EOG09261N20): protein MHEIITLQLGQQSNYLATHFWNTQESYFTYSENDEPLIDHDVHFRPGLSPDGKTETFMPRTVIYDLKGAFGSMKKINALYEIEGEEPDPTQLDLNPTASGVCRPGKTVLQKADPIQPSPYTEALNSGLPPPRPTPDTVRYFSDFSRLYYHPRSVVQLNEFEVASTIQPFEQFSTGEELFRELDKEHDLLDRDLRYFAEEADFMQGFQVFMGVDDAWGGFGSRYLERIRDEYGAKIAIWTWGLESPKTMSRDKRLLRLANVSRSFTELYTHSSILVPLSLPSRLPPFLTNFDPTSPWHTTALFSSAVESALLPSRLRGQKKETLNTIIEILDLTGKQKVAGLQFSINSSPISDFSEGIQLDIRLSSSAADQIDVYSIRNQNQRTPRVFSQLLTSRGFSPSETSGKEGEELDEKGRRIRKSSYEPITKTYATELAFPILDSFPEIFTVEKDEEEEKEGAEVKVKITTSLSTDSSVCTRLRKLKDTVIKSIGLEDREMLGNDLAEMAEEYHEGWSGGSDSGEDD, encoded by the exons ATGCACGAGATCATCACCCTGCAACTGGGGCAGCAGAGCAACTATCTTGCCACTCACTTCTGGAATACCCAA GAATCATACTTCACCTACTCAGAGAACGACGAGCCCCTCATCGACCACGATGTGCACTTCCGCCCCGGGCTCTCCCCAGATGGCAAAACGGAGACTTTTATGCCGCGGACGGTGATCTATGATTTGAAGGGTGCGTTTGGTtcgatgaagaagatcaaTGCGCTTTATGAAatcgagggcgaggagcCTGATCCCACCCAGTTGGACTTGAACCCGACGGCGTCTGGAGTATG TAGGCCCGGAAAGACAGTCCTCCAAAAGGCCGACCCAATTCAGCCTTCACCCTACACAGAAGCTCTGAACTCTggcctcccacctcccagaCCTACCCCCGACACAGTGAGATACTTTTCTGATTTCTCGCGGTTGTACTACCACCCACGGTCAGTCGTGCAGCTGAATGAGTTTGAGGTAGCGTCGACGATCCAGCCTTTCGAGCAGTTCAGCACTGGAGAGGAGTTGTTTAGGGAGCTTGACAAAGAGCACGATCTCCTGGACCGCGATCTGAGGTATTTCGCCGAAGAGGCAGATTTTATGCAGGGATTTCAAGTGTTTATGGGGGTAGACGATGCttggggaggttttggatCCAGATACCTGGAGAGGATCAGGGATGAGTACGGCGCAAAGATAGCTATCTGGACTTGGGGGCTAGAATCACCCAAAACCATGTCACGG GATAAACGTCTCCTCCGCCTAGCCAATGTATCCCGCTCCTTCACCGAGCTCTACACCcactcctccatcctcgtccccctctccctcccctcccgcttaccccccttcctcaccaacttcgaccccacctccccctggCACACAACAGCTTTGTTCTCCTCGGCAGTAGAatccgccctcctcccctcccgtcTCCGAGGCCAAAAGAAGgaaaccctcaacaccatcatcgaaATTCTGGATCTAACCGGCAAGCAAAAGGTTGCCGGGCTACAATTCtcaatcaactcctcccccatcagTGACTTTTCCGAGGGGATCCAACTCGACATTAGActttcctcctcagcagcagacCAAATAGACGTCTACTCCATTcgaaaccaaaaccaaagaACACCAAGAGTCTTCAGCCAGCTGCTCACCTCCCGCGGGTTCTCCCCCTCGGAAACATCTGGcaaagaaggcgaggaactCGATGAAAAAGGCCGACGTATCCGCAAGAGCTCTTACGAGCCGATAACCAAGACTTATGCCACTGAGCTGGCGTTCCCGATTTTGGATTCGTTTCCCGAGATTTTCACTGTTGAaaaggatgaagaggaggagaaggagggagcggaggtcaaggtcaagatcACAACCAGCTTGTCGACCGACTCGAGCGTCTGTACTAGGTTGAGAAAGCTGAAAGACACGGTGATCAAGAGCATAGGGCTGGAGGACAGGGAGATGCTGGGGAATGATTTGGCGGAAATGGCGGAGGAGTACCATGAGGgctggagtggtgggagtgatagcggggaggatgattgA
- the PHO8 gene encoding vacuolar alkaline phosphatase (COG:P; EggNog:ENOG503NUPA): MQSPTSKPASGERTPLLADGVPSRNSSDSLRRAEQEDAAIHGTPLAPTPTARTRTVRELLLFSWALLATAGVIVLAVVLQHRNSTTNPPTPTDPIPIIPGDPGTGTPYPAISSLPPKKDRKRNLIFMVSDGMGPASLSLTRTFRQHVNNLPMDDTLVLDQHFWGTSRTRSSNSWVTDSAAGATAFSCARKSYNGAIGMEPGFKPCGTVLEAAKRAGYKTGLVVTTDVTDATPACFASHVGYRWQMDEIAMQEIGEGVLGRSVDLILGGGRCHFLKNSTAGSCRQDDVDVVEIGQKKHGWGYVDDRAGFDSLKLGKNVSLPLLGLFAERDVPFEIDRRHMNDVYPSLSEMAVTALKALEEATKDSEKGFFLMIEGSRIDHAGHINDPAAQVREVLEYDKTFNAVLEFIEESDTEGVLVATSDHETGGLSTAWQAPNELPVYNWHPEVLLQANASAEYLTLLLQQHMIANPVEEQQQLQDWIREDLVEKRLGIKDALEIEINALASNPLLAMNIFSKMVSIRARIGWSTHGHSAVDVNIYSSGGPGTEDIRGNVENIEVGGFLRRYLDVDVDEITRELREKMVVDVKEAEMTGRDGHPEEWFVEVDGLLGYTTA, translated from the exons ATG CAGTCCCCGACGTCCAAACCGGCGTCCGGGGAGCGCACGCCGCTACTAGCAGATGGAGTACCCTCGCGCAACTCAAGCGACTCCCTCCGCCGCGCCGAACAAGAAGATGCCGCCATCCACGGCACCCCACTCGCACCAACGCCCACCGCCCGCACCCGCACCGTCCgcgagctcctcctcttctcctggGCCCTCCTCGCAACAGCCGGAGTAATCGTCTTGGCAGTAGTCCTCCAACAccgcaacagcaccaccaacccacccacccccaccgaccccatccccatcatccccggcGATCCAGGCACGGGAACCCCCTAcccagccatctcctccctccccccgaAGAAAGACCGCAAGCGCAACCTCATCTTTATGGTATCCGACGGCATGGGCCCTGCCTCCCTGTCTCTCACTCGAACATTCAGACAGCACGTCAATAACCTCCCCATGGATGACACCCTCGTCTTGGATCAGCACTTTTGGGGCACGTCGAGAACAAGATCGTCAAATTCATGGGTGACGGACTCTGCGGCTGGGGCTACGGCGTTTAGCTGTGCGAGGAAGAGTTACAACGGCGCTATCGGGATGGAACCCGGGTTTAAGCCCTGCGGTACGGTTCTCGAGGCTGCCAAACGGGCGGGGTACAAGACTGGTTTGGTTGTCACGACGGATGTGACGGATGCGACGCCGGCGTGTTTTGCTAGTCATGTTGGCTATCGATGGCAGATGGATGAGATTGCGATGCaggagattggggagggggtgttgggacGGTCAGTGGATTtgattttggggggtgggagatgtCATTTCTTGAAGAACTCTACCGCGGGGAGTTGCAGAcaggatgatgttgatgttgtggagATTGGGCAGAAGAAGCATGGGTGGGGATATGTGGATGACAGGGCTGGGTTTGACTCGCTCAAGTTGGGGAAGAATGTGAGCTTGccgttgttggggttgtttgcCGAGAGGGATGTGCCGTTTGAGATTGACCGCAGGCATATGAATGATGTCTACCCTAGCTTAAGCGAGATGGCGGTCACGGCTTtgaaggcgttggaggaggcgaccAAGGATAGTGAGAAGGGCTTTTTCTTGATGATTGAGGGGAGCAGGATTGATCACGCGGGACATATCAATGATCCGGCGGCgcaggtgagggaggtgttggagtaTGACAAGACTTTTAATGCCGTGTTGGAGTTTATCGAGGAGTCGGATACggagggtgttttggttGCGACGAGCGATCACGAGACGGGTGGGTTGTCGACTGCCTGGCAGGCGCCGAATGAGCTGCCTGTATACAACTGGCATCCCGAGGTTCTGCTGCAGGCGAATGCCTCGGCCGAGTATCTCACGCTACTGTTGCAGCAACACATGATCGCGAACCCGgtcgaggagcagcagcagcttcaggACTGGATCAGGGAGGATTTGGTGGAGAAGAGATTGGGGATCAAGGATGCGTTGGAAATTGAGATCAATGCTCTGGCGTCGAATCCTTTACTGGCGATGAATATCTTTTCGAAAATGGTGAGCATCCGGGCGAGGATTGGATGGTCTACCCACGGGCATTCGGCCGTGGATGTGAATATTTATAGCAGCGGGGGGCCGGGGACGGAGGATATCAGGGGAAATGTGGAGAATATTGAGGTCGGagggtttttgaggaggtatttggatgtggatgtggatgagatTACTagggagctgagggagaagatggtggttgatgtgaaggaggcggagatgacCGGGAGGGATGGGCACCCTGAGGAGTGGtttgtggaggtggatgggctGTTGGGTTATACTACAGCTTGA
- a CDS encoding hypothetical protein (EggNog:ENOG503P5FV), protein MSPSKTSLLSATTSFCHSLSAQSPPSTILSHFSSSPDTLIYEHGLPQLAPFLGREFKGPSGLKEYFHLLSKHLAYKDMHFSNYFADPEALKVSVRGEATFTWLSTNQSWDEVFTYVLEFDNDNKLTKYEIWADSGAAYLASQGLL, encoded by the coding sequence ATGTCCCCAAGCAAAACCTCCCTCCTTTCCgccacaacctccttctgccactccctctccgctcagtcacccccctccaccatcctctcccacttctcctcctcccccgacacTCTAATCTACGAACATGGCCTCCCCCAGTTAGCTCCCTTTCTCGGCCGAGAATTCAAAGGTCCCTCCGGCCTCAAAGAGTATTTCCATCTCCTCTCCAAGCATCTCGCCTACAAAGACATGCACTTCAGCAATTACTTTGCCGACCCCGAAGCCCTCAAGGTATCAGTCCGAGGCGAAGCAACATTCACCTGGCTCTCGACCAACCAGTCCTGGGACGAGGTCTTTACATATGTCTTGGAGTTTGACAATGACAATAAACTGACCAAGTATGAAATCTGGGCTGATTCAGGGGCTGCCTACCTGGCCAGTCAGGGGCTGTTATAG
- a CDS encoding hypothetical protein (COG:A; EggNog:ENOG503NWXG) has protein sequence MLLPKIITESAKCWHEHSLTTEPPPKIITESALTSVKGLSLKSKFFKAFALTATSGLALWMVAMVFTEEKLDAKSTDPPLLEKYSEFKSYTTSKAFYNKLRIFYRKHPQTDNLPKDPPLPLLVFIHGLGGSIAQFHRILTSLTHLASCLAVDLPGCGRSEYTNTSWVAYTTDALVELLEMIINDYREEKQRVVLIAHSMGCGLATLLINPRHEIQSDLCDSVLGLVAMCPALMPTEEQVKNYRRLLWIPGFIFDLWRAWDRRGGINSASVSRIVGPMADAKAKKLQLMFNYQSRTPVFRRMAWGMLPEFDEKGNPKGGFPENSVWTGLQVPVLIISGWLDEITPMWVAEKVYDLVKHSHTTPPWRAGRILNWRNSPISTLSLGSAGARSRGSPGSDTSLGGGGAAPAPPTSMVRDSEVASLSSSTPEESCASETPSLDSWIPPLPSHPPKYIKNFDIKVGGHGLLFSEEMVAGLISEFLTDQITKRLDLSWQLQYLNEGGKWDVKNYEKWRGVVPVSDPIAGVFRAMKTLRETDGEHSPQKFGAKYGGKTIRDVIDISHDTPVYEPNNLRVWQVSYHKVATVSKIPPSRADIDRFIDKVDEIRAKQTKFEIGVHCHYGFNRTGFLIVCYLVERLGWKVEDAIEHFAQARPNGIKHAHFRDRLHLMYPKSPKRYVD, from the coding sequence ATGCTATTACCCAAAATCATCACTGAATCTGCCAAATGTTGGCATGAACACTCACTAACCACCGAACCCCCACCCAAAATCATCACGGAATCCGCACTAACATCCGTCAAAGGACTATCCCTCAAATCCAAATTCTTCAAAGCATTTGCCCTCACAGCCACAAGCGGCCTGGCGCTCTGGATGGTGGCCATGGTTTTCACAGAAGAGAAGCTCGACGCCAAATCAACagatcctcccctcctcgaaAAATACTCTGAATTCAAGTCctacaccacctccaaagccTTCTACAACAAACTCCGTATCTTTTACCGAAAACACCCACAAACAGacaacctccccaaagacccaccactccccctcctcgtcttcatccaCGGCCTCGGGGGGTCAATAGCCCAGTTCCACCGGATCCTGACCAGCCTCACCCACCTTGCGTCTTGTCTTGCCGTGGATCTGCCAGGATGCGGACGTTCAGAgtacaccaacaccagctgGGTCGCTTACACCACCGATGCGCTTGTGGAACTCTTGGAGATGATCATCAATGACTATCGTGAAGAGAAGCagcgggtggtgttgatagCGCACAGTATGGGATGTGGACTGGCGACACTTCTTATCAACCCTCGGCACGAGATACAGTCGGATCTTTGTGACAGTGTTCTAGGACTTGTGGCTATGTGCCCGGCTCTGATGCCGACGGAGGAGCAGGTGAAAAATTATCGGCGACTGCTTTGGATCCCGGGCTTCATTTTCGACCTCTGGAGGGCTTGGGataggaggggggggatcaACAGTGCGAGTGTCAGTCGGATTGTTGGCCCCATGGCGGATgccaaggcgaagaagctgcAGCTCATGTTTAACTACCAGAGCAGAACGCCCGTGTTTAGACGTATGGCTTGGGGGATGTTGCCCGAGTTTGATGAAAAGGGGAATCCGAAGGGGGGGTTCCCGGAGAATAGTGTCTGGACGGGCCTTCAGGTTCCGGTCTTGATAATCAGTGGGTGGTTGGATGAGATTACGCCGATGTGGGTGGCGGAGAAGGTTTATGATTTGGTTAAGCACTCGCACACAACGCCACCGTGGAGGGCGGGCCGGATTTTGAATTGGAGGAATTCACCTATTTCGACTCTGAGCTTGGGGAGCGCGGGCGCGCGGTCTCGGGGATCACCGGGTTCTGATACTAGCTTggggggtggcggtgctgctcctgctcctccgaCTTCTATGGTTAGGGACTCTGAGGTGGCTAGCTTGTCGAGCTCAACTCCTGAGGAGTCTTGTGCTTCGGAGACGCCGAGTTTGGACAGTTGGATTCCGCCTCTGCCGTCGCACCCACCGAAGTATATTAAGAATTTTGATATTAAGGTTGGGGGTCATGGGCTGCTTTTTTCCGAAGAGATGGTGGCTGGGTTGATATCGGAGTTTTTGACCGACCAAATCACTAAGAGGTTGGACCTGAGTTGGCAGCTGCAGTATTTGAACGAGGGTGGGAAGTGGGATGTGAAGAATTATGAGAAGTGGCGGGGTGTGGTGCCCGTGTCGGACCCGATTGCGGGAGTGTTTAGGGCGATGAAGACATTGAGGGAGACGGATGGTGAGCACTCTCCTCAGAAGTTTGGGGCAAAGTACGGGGGGAAAACCATTAGGGATGTGATTGACATCTCGCACGACACGCCTGTGTACGAACCGAACAATTTGAGGGTTTGGCAGGTCAGCTATCACAAGGTGGCAACGGTGTCGAAGATTCCGCCGTCGAGGGCGGATATTGATCGGTTTATCGATAAGGTGGACGAGATCAGAGCGAAGCAAACCAAGTTTGAAATTGGGGTGCATTGTCATTATGGGTTTAACCGGACGGGGTTTTTGATTGTGTGTTatttggtggagaggttggggtggaAGGTTGAGGATGCGATCGAGCACTTTGCCCAGGCGAGGCCCAACGGGATCAAGCATGCGCATTTTCGGGATCGGTTGCATCTCATGTATCCAAAGAGTCCAAAGAGGTATGTTGATTAG
- a CDS encoding hypothetical protein (EggNog:ENOG503Q3KS; COG:S): MATHRLTFLYPHLFKSTARWGEPVIAARGARRKSQHPPAFLCQHQHHGFTSPSAGRQAAFAKRAGKGVEPLPHHETSDLPPKPAQDSKQDGAGKHSQDSKPGDEGKQQETKQDAPESQQETHHKTIKPTTPAETQTSGPIHDPPPPPPPPPPQPAHDPSTIELPPPSDIDPITQTKKGSPMDEILHMGPPPSSSPDAPSSPITPSSPQNHPPQPKKPPPPPPPPPPSLPKRTQPPNKNPNKPTSTTSTPTP; encoded by the coding sequence ATGGCCACCCACCGCCTGACCTTCCTCTACCCCCACCTATTCAAATCAACAGCCCGCTGGGGTGAGCCCGTAATCGCTGCCCGAGGAGCTCGTCGCAAGTCGCAACACCCACCTGCCTTCCTctgccaacaccaacaccatggcTTCACATCGCCCTCGGCCGGGAGACAAGCCGCCTTTGCCAAACGAGCCGGCAAGGGCGTAGAGCCACTGCCACACCACGAGACCTCTGACCTGCCCCCTAAACCCGCGCAAGACAGCAAACAAGATGGAGCTGGGAAGCATAGTCAAGATTCGAAGCCAGGGGACGAAGGGAAACagcaagaaacaaaacaagacgCCCCCGAAAGTCAACAAGAGACTCACCACAAAACaatcaaacccaccacccccgccgaaaCCCAAACCAGCGGTCCAATCCacgaccctcctcctccgccaccaccaccaccaccccaacccgcCCACGACCCCTCCACAATCgaactccctcccccatccgACATCGATCCGATCACCCAAACGAAAAAGGGGTCACCAATGGATGAAATCCTCCACATGggccctcccccctcttcctcccctgacgcgccatcatcacctataaccccctcctcccctcagaaccacccccctcaacccaagaaaccaccaccaccaccaccaccaccaccaccatctcttcCCAAGAGAACGCAACCACCCAACAAAAACCCAAACAAACCTACATCCACCACTTCGACTCCTACTCCCTAG
- a CDS encoding hypothetical protein (EggNog:ENOG503Q3KS; COG:S), which produces MKAIRALLAHNLDNAQSGLVSRSDVDNETYLFRAACSELSTEVRKNRRVADEQLRQQRTHLQHEVDILTQRLNQDLLTLTDSVRGMFNDRKMAVREEQKAVESRIQQINYKISVMLNSDSKSEIEEVRWVLIRRSVLGILFMAVLTLGTLRYATFVNSKRKKEMEQRQKEQEEMRRSNGMKDHSPAPEAAQILAAS; this is translated from the exons ATGAAAGCCATCcgcgccctcctcgcccacaacctcgacaacGCCCAATCCGGCTTAGTGTCTCGCTCTGACGTCGACAACGAAACCTACCTCTTCCGCGCCGCCTGCTCCGAGCTCTCGACCGAAGTCCGCAAAAACCGCCGGGTAGCCGACGAGCAGCTCCGGCAGCAGAGAACACACCTCCAGCACGAAGTCGATATCCTCACCCAGCGGCTCAATCAAGACCTGTTGACACTTACAGACAGCGTAAGGGGCATGTTCAACGACCGTAAGATGGCTGTTAgggaggagcaaaaggcTGTTGAATCTAGG ATTCAACAAATTAATTACAAAATATCAGTCATGTTGAACTCGGATTCGAAATCCGAGATtgaagaggtgaggtgggtCTTGATTAGGAGGTCCGTCCTCGGGATTTTGTTCATGGCCGTCTTGACGCTCGGCACGTTGAGGTACGCCACATTTGTGAATAGCAAACGGAAAAAGGAGATGGAACAGAGGCAAaaagagcaagaggagatgaggaggagtaaCGGGATGAAGGATCACAGTCCTGCGCCCGAGGCGGCGCAGATTTTGGCTGCTAGCTAG